In one window of Helianthus annuus cultivar XRQ/B chromosome 17, HanXRQr2.0-SUNRISE, whole genome shotgun sequence DNA:
- the LOC110923112 gene encoding enhancer of polycomb homolog 2, translating into MSRLSFRPRPLDIHKKLPILKSIKDFEDDDTPTSTRTQLLRLVAEADNDTQVHQVASKKTVSEIPTPEYVVVDTYERDYSPTFNQPASYLRARGARAEIGDFVEYDLDNEDEDWLKEFNKERMLLSAEKFETILFKLEVLDHKARERAGIIAPTLGSPIPVLLTFDPAVEALQALSIQYGVFQSIYDYWKEKRERLLKPILRRLQPPPPVNDTNPYNVFRPREKAHRLHTRRMQRRENNVQSFERLRQVRRNLDQAKTLLEALIKREEKKRDVMESEVSLQRIQMKYKNETELLEDSLALPELPSFGSKFVSSEDEFMEPDDFSHNHVRFQPHGSMDSRMVIMSSGGVMKREIRHRRPVPYTWLHKLDPLEPVLLFTKPLVAEKLAAAGIVPPVDSSAPSSRGNNIRGRFGRGGRIIFDRWNPLMHTPIDCGDSLSYMPPS; encoded by the exons ATGAGTAGACTATCATTTAGGCCACGCCCACTAGACATTCACAAGAAGCTTCCTATTCTTAAATCTATCAAAGATTTTGAAGACGATGACACTCCGACATCCACCCGTACACAATTGCTTCGTCTTGTTGCTGAAGCTGATAATGATACTCAG GTACACCAAGTTGCTAGTAAGAAAACAGTTTCCGAAATACCTACTCCCGAGTACGTTGTCGTAGATACATATGAAAGAGATTATTCTCCCACTTTCAATCAACCAGCATCTTATCTACGTGCAAGAGGAG CACGGGCTGAGATAGGAGATTTTGTCGAGTATGATCTTGACAACGAGGATGAAGATTGGCTTAAAGAGTTTAACAAAGAAAGGATGCTTCTTTCAGCTGAAAA ATTCGAGACAATTTTATTTAAGTTAGAAGTATTGGATCATAAGGCTCGCGAACGAGCTGGAATTATAGCGCCAACGCTTGGCTCACCTATACCTGTACTTTTGACATTTGATCCTGCAGTTGAG GCCCTTCAAGCTCTTTCTATACAATATGGAGTTTTCCAGTCAATTTACGATTACTGGAAAGAAAAG CGGGAACGATTGCTAAAACCTATTTTGCGGCGCTTGCAG CCGCCGCCTCCGGTTAACGACACCAATCCCTACAATGTATTTAGGCCAAGGGAGAAGGCTCACAGACTTCATACAAGAAGG ATGCAAAGAAGGGAAAACAACGTGCAATCATTTGAAAGGCTCCGCCAG GTGAGGCGCAACCTTGATCAAGCGAAAACCCTACTTGAGGCTCTAATAAAG AGAGAAGAGAAAAAGAGAGATGTCATGGAGAGTGAAGTCagccttcaaaggattcaaatgAAATACAAG AATGAAACAGAGCTTCTAGAAGACAGTTTAGCTCTGCCTGAACTGCCATCTTTCGGGTCCAAATTTGTTTCAAGCGAGGATGAATTTATGGAGCCGGATGATTTTTCACACAACCATGTACGGTTTCAGCCTCATGGTTCAATGGACTCACGAATGGTAATAATGTCGTCTGGTGGGGTCATGAAGCGCGAGATCAGACATCGTCGACCTGTCCCATACACTTGGCTTCATAAATTG GATCCACTTGAACCTGTATTACTGTTCACTAAACCCTTGGTGGCGGAGAAGTTGGCGGCTGCAGGGATTGTGCCGCCGGTGGATTCTTCAGCACCGTCATCACGTGGTAATAACATTCGTGGAAGGTTTGGTAGAGGGGGAAGAATAATATTTGATAGATGGAACCCGCTTATGCATACACCAATCGATTGTGGCGATTCACTATCGTATATGCCTCCCTCCTAA
- the LOC110923113 gene encoding uncharacterized protein LOC110923113 isoform X3 has translation MKEKDERQAVPPIQADRWQSKLGSVALRFGIIGNLCLAFLFFPVTRGSVILSLFGLTSKACIKYHIWLGHIVMTLFTSHGVCYIIYWIVTKQTSEGDCISFDITVEDDCIAVLTTQASTKGIVTFDSTIHFYNLNRALEQPLMLIVPDVQDVCSPLQIDFIVQLSEARAGQCFPFAKHVSSPPQCAGGDKSNPCNQHH, from the exons ATGAAAG AAAAAGATGAACGACAAGCTGTACCACCAATACAGGCTGACAGATGGCAATCGAAGTTGGGTTCAGTGGCTCTACGATTCGGGATAATTGGTAACTTGTGTCTAGCATTTTTGTTCTTCCCAGTGACTCGAGGATCGGTTATATTGTCACTGTTCGGGCTAACTTCTAAGGCCTGCATCAAGTATCACATATGGCTAGGCCATATTGTTATGACCCTCTTCACTTCTCATGGTGTTTGTTACATTATTTATTGGATAGTCACCAAGCAGACATCAGAG GGCGATTGTATCTCCTTTGACATTACTGTTGAAGATGATTGCATTGCTGTTTTGACAACTCAGGCATCTACTAAG GGAATTGTGACATTCGACTCGACCATCCATTTTTATAATCTGAACCGTGCATTAGAGCAG CCTCTGATGCTCATAGTTCCCGACGTACAAGATGTTTGCAGTCCACTTCAAATCGATTTTATTGTTCAGCTTTCCGAGG CTCGAGCTGGCCAATGTTTTCCCTTTGCAAAACATGTTAGTTCACCGCCGCAATGCGCGGGTGGAGACAAGAGCAATCCTTGCAATCAG CATCACTGA
- the LOC110923113 gene encoding uncharacterized protein LOC110923113 isoform X2, with amino-acid sequence MMVKANGFFVSMLTSGDCISFGITVEDDCTFVLTTQASTKGIVTFDSTIHFYNLNRALEQPLMLIVPDVQDVCSPLQIDFIVQLSEARAGQCFPFAKHVSSPPQCAGGDKSNPCNQVSSSAVVVNVVFVTIDSIVWCNSITETWVQVETKAILIATRYIVKSLQFFSDFRDFVVLIIIINNLLDKVQILLVLIRDHIESLNFFGVSYFSTFLLSQCLFRTRMMNAESFLVVCKDL; translated from the exons ATGATGGTGAAAGCTAACGGCTTCTTCGTTTCTATGTTAACGTCG GGCGATTGTATCTCCTTTGGCATTACTGTTGAAGATGATTGCACCTTCGTTTTGACAACTCAGGCATCTACTAAG GGAATTGTGACATTCGACTCGACCATCCATTTTTATAATCTGAACCGTGCATTAGAGCAG CCTCTGATGCTCATAGTTCCCGACGTACAAGATGTTTGCAGTCCACTTCAAATCGATTTTATTGTTCAGCTTTCCGAGG CTCGAGCTGGCCAATGTTTTCCCTTTGCAAAACATGTTAGTTCACCGCCGCAATGCGCGGGTGGAGACAAGAGCAATCCTTGCAATCAGGTAAGTTCCAGCGCGGTTGTTGTTAATGTTGTTTTTGTTACGATTGATTCAATTGTTTGGTGTAACAGCATCACTGAAACATGGGTCCAGGTGGAGACAAAAGCAATCCTAATTGCAACAAGGTATATCGTAAAATCTCTTCAATTCTTCTCCGATTTTAGGGATTTTGTTGTTTtgattataataattaataacttACTCGATAAGGTTCAAATTTTGTTGGTTTTAATTAGAGATCATATTGAAAGCTTGAACTTTTTTGGTGTTTCCTATTTTTCAACCTTTTTACTCTCGCAGTGTCTCTTCAGGACAAGAATGATGAATGCCGAAAGTTTTTTAGTCGTTTGCAAGGATCTTTGA
- the LOC110923113 gene encoding uncharacterized protein LOC110923113 isoform X1 gives MNKDKVELVVSCLASSEVYHREFICRTHGLQEPIMMVKANGFFVSMLTSGDCISFGITVEDDCTFVLTTQASTKGIVTFDSTIHFYNLNRALEQPLMLIVPDVQDVCSPLQIDFIVQLSEARAGQCFPFAKHVSSPPQCAGGDKSNPCNQVSSSAVVVNVVFVTIDSIVWCNSITETWVQVETKAILIATRYIVKSLQFFSDFRDFVVLIIIINNLLDKVQILLVLIRDHIESLNFFGVSYFSTFLLSQCLFRTRMMNAESFLVVCKDL, from the exons ATGAATAAGGATAAGGTGGAATTAGTGGTCTCGTGCTTAGCTTCTTCTGAGGTTTATCATCGtg AGTTTATATGCAGAACTCATGGCTTACAAGAACCAATCATGATGGTGAAAGCTAACGGCTTCTTCGTTTCTATGTTAACGTCG GGCGATTGTATCTCCTTTGGCATTACTGTTGAAGATGATTGCACCTTCGTTTTGACAACTCAGGCATCTACTAAG GGAATTGTGACATTCGACTCGACCATCCATTTTTATAATCTGAACCGTGCATTAGAGCAG CCTCTGATGCTCATAGTTCCCGACGTACAAGATGTTTGCAGTCCACTTCAAATCGATTTTATTGTTCAGCTTTCCGAGG CTCGAGCTGGCCAATGTTTTCCCTTTGCAAAACATGTTAGTTCACCGCCGCAATGCGCGGGTGGAGACAAGAGCAATCCTTGCAATCAGGTAAGTTCCAGCGCGGTTGTTGTTAATGTTGTTTTTGTTACGATTGATTCAATTGTTTGGTGTAACAGCATCACTGAAACATGGGTCCAGGTGGAGACAAAAGCAATCCTAATTGCAACAAGGTATATCGTAAAATCTCTTCAATTCTTCTCCGATTTTAGGGATTTTGTTGTTTtgattataataattaataacttACTCGATAAGGTTCAAATTTTGTTGGTTTTAATTAGAGATCATATTGAAAGCTTGAACTTTTTTGGTGTTTCCTATTTTTCAACCTTTTTACTCTCGCAGTGTCTCTTCAGGACAAGAATGATGAATGCCGAAAGTTTTTTAGTCGTTTGCAAGGATCTTTGA